A genomic segment from Nicotiana tabacum cultivar K326 chromosome 7, ASM71507v2, whole genome shotgun sequence encodes:
- the LOC142162176 gene encoding uncharacterized protein LOC142162176 — MYLDTSSNHQSNALHVIKAFFAMVQNKFNNSIKNIRTDNGLEFVNTETTVFFPTKGITHQKTCPYTPQQNGIVERKHKYLLKTARALLYQSKLPISPTGNSNGSDLHQDHQQLMSPELSFGNDTNDNIHESASLSYQDYQSSSNSNRTFSTSLEPCIHTQSQQQFLLSDSPSSEHSEQTTTLIHNRPQRTLKRPSYLKDYICNVPKLNTDSREHILNDDHSSPSFSFHTYVPHLQLVSLNALTNDSQYLIEQFSFGCEPESYEEAAAIPAWQKAMNQEFDALYSNHTWDIVPLPTGKKAIGYK; from the exons ATGTACTTGGACACATCTTCTAACCATCAAAGCAATGCCTTACACGTTATAAAAGCCTTCTTTGCAATGGTCCAAAATAAGTTCAATAACTCTATAAAGAATATCAGGACTGATAATGGCTTAGAATTTGTGAATACTGAGACAACCGTATTTTTCCCAACCAAAGGGATCACACACCAGAAAACATGCCCCTATACTCCACAACAGAATGGTATAGTCGAAAGAAAACATAAGTACCTTCTTAAAACTGCAAGAGCATTGCTATATCAGTCCAAGTTACCTATAAG TCCTACGGGTAATAGTAATGGTAGTGATCTACATCAGGATCATCAACAATTAATGTCACCTGAACTCTCATTTGGTAATGACACTAATGACAACATTCATGAATCTGCTTCACTATCTTACCAAGACTACCAAAGCTCCTCAAATTCAAATAGAACCTTCAGCACATCCCTTGAACCTTGTATTCATACCCAGAGCCAGCAACAATTTCTTCTAAGTGATTCACCAAGCTCTGAACATTCTGAGCAGACTACAACCTTAATCCATAACAGACCTCAGAGAACACTCAAACGTCCTAGCTATTTGAAGGACTACATTTGCAATGTACCTAAACTTAACACTGATAGTAGGGAGCATATTCTAAATGATGACCACAGTTCACCCTCTTTCTCTTTTCACACATATGTTCCCCATTTACAACTTGTATCCCTCAACGCATTAACTAATGATAGTCAATATTTAATTGAAcaattttcttttggttgtgaaCCTGAGTCATATGAGGAGGCAGCTGCCATACCTGCTTGGCAGAAGGCTATGAACCAAGAATTTGATGCACTTTACTCCAATCACACCTGGGACATTGTGCCACTACCTACAGGAAAGAAAGCAATAGGATATAAGTAG
- the LOC142162175 gene encoding uncharacterized protein LOC142162175, producing MAGHKESTADKDALDSSSPLYMHPSESARSVLVHVAFDGTGYKSWRRDILRALSVKNKVGFITGKCQKPTIRHATFHQWERCDYMVTSWILNSLSKDLADSLQYVNDAKELWQELEDMYDQTNSVKLYQLQKDINDLSQGTLDITCYYTKMKKLWEELNTLNAHAQCSCQCTCGAKANMHKAEQDRRLIQIFDGVK from the coding sequence ATGGCTGGACATAAGGAAAGCACTGCAGACAAGGATGCTTTAGACTCCTCGAGTCCACTGTACATGCATCCATCGGAGAGTGCCAGGTCAGTGTTGGTGCATGTAGCCTTTGATGGCACAGGATACAAATCTTGGAGGAGAGATATACTTAGAGCTCTCTCAGTGAAGAATAAGGTTGGTTTCATCACAGGGAAATGTCAAAAACCAACAATTAGACATGCAACTTTTCATCAATGGGAACGATGTGATTATATGGTGACTTCATGGATCCTAAATTCTCTTTCAAAGGATCTAGCAGATAGTTTACAATATGTGAATGATGCAAAAGAATTATGGCAGGAGTTAGAGGATATGTATGATCAAACCAATAGTGTGAAGCTTTATCAACTTCAAAAGGATATTAATGACTTAAGTCAAGGAACTCTCGACATCACATGTTACTATACGAAAATGAAGAAGCTATGGGAAGAGCTGAATACATTGAATGCACACGCACAATGTAGTTGTCAGTGCACTTGTGGAGCTAAAGCCAATATGCATAAGGCTGAGCAAGATAGAAGATTGATACAAATTTTTGATGGGGTTAAATGA